A single window of Laspinema palackyanum D2c DNA harbors:
- a CDS encoding tetratricopeptide repeat protein, which produces MSKFSYGLEKTQPRVQQLLELLIDCANDDLDETLTTVNLDARWEDGEELHLAVETTLEDLRVLIYGKGKVSKKVKKNKRKEIGASLTNYLGEFLEIWCDRRVKKRGSPRWIFSLKLWSKDKDENLRQFQQLWRTRQPGNSSTEGAPSVTNEISGSPPPPPSKGIQTVGLETIAEIPVWVGRDALLQELKTKLLAPEAPPKVLTIIGQGGIGKTSLAVKLLETLGVQVQPPTLTETCPYQKALYLKTYQGTSFDAVAEFLLRGLDMETPEPLKTAAEKITKILDGLTKQRSVVVLDNLEDILHPAHHPDCGKALSPEWGQLLHAFAYGNHCSTVILTSREFPVDLTDRRCEGTEPDPDLVFVYSLEGIEIDAGVELLRQRQLKDKEEDLRWVSQRVEGHVFLLTQLAAVARGKPGYLRKHPELVTKKAEPILQVQLERQSEAGLAVLRRMCVLRVAADLRGLTFLRLYEDEWETDNRLTSAASSNQPIQFTDEEISETELIVKGLVDSSLVQMRYDEQKCELFYDLHQVIADFMGRESDGLPQIFHRVKSLFCSTASLENFDDLQQQGSTKGKGDLVSFVFHLGDESKMYNLITIAFKNANPSQREEFVKNVLLQLSNENKDIYEAALMFFVGIYLDMENCNEVEELLLENLKISRTKNKIESIAFALRGLGDIQRNRGNWDEAERLYQQSLDLRTELGDRSGMAATWESLGYIEQCRGNWDEAELLYRQSLEVMTELGDRSGIAEVWGVLGDIERKRGNWDEAERLFRQCLEIETELGDREGIATSWGSLGENELGKGNLDAAEQYLTEALQQMKELGMTWHIAETNFRLAQLWRKRGNEGIAQQHYQEAHQIYQQLGAMKELERIEREWNQEV; this is translated from the coding sequence ATGTCCAAGTTCAGTTATGGTTTGGAAAAAACGCAACCTCGGGTACAGCAACTGCTAGAGCTTTTGATCGACTGTGCCAACGACGACTTAGACGAAACCCTCACCACCGTGAACCTTGATGCCAGGTGGGAAGACGGGGAGGAACTGCATTTAGCAGTAGAAACCACCCTGGAAGATTTGCGCGTCCTGATTTATGGCAAGGGGAAAGTATCTAAAAAGGTAAAAAAGAACAAGCGCAAGGAAATCGGGGCATCCTTGACCAACTATTTGGGCGAATTTCTGGAAATTTGGTGCGATCGCCGCGTCAAAAAGAGGGGTTCCCCGCGATGGATTTTTAGCCTTAAACTCTGGAGTAAGGATAAGGACGAGAACCTGCGACAGTTTCAGCAGCTATGGCGTACCCGACAACCGGGAAACTCCTCCACAGAAGGCGCACCCTCAGTCACAAATGAAATTAGCGGTTCCCCTCCACCACCCCCAAGCAAGGGGATCCAAACCGTGGGACTGGAAACCATCGCTGAAATCCCTGTCTGGGTGGGGCGCGATGCGCTGTTACAGGAGTTAAAAACCAAATTACTCGCTCCCGAAGCTCCCCCGAAAGTGCTGACGATTATCGGACAAGGGGGCATCGGCAAAACCAGTTTAGCGGTGAAACTCCTGGAAACCTTGGGAGTGCAGGTGCAACCGCCTACCCTCACCGAAACCTGTCCCTACCAGAAAGCATTGTATTTAAAAACCTACCAAGGGACCAGTTTTGATGCCGTGGCAGAGTTTCTCCTGCGGGGATTAGACATGGAAACCCCGGAACCCCTGAAAACCGCAGCGGAAAAAATCACCAAAATTCTGGACGGGTTGACAAAACAGCGCAGCGTCGTCGTGCTGGATAACCTGGAGGATATTTTACACCCCGCTCACCATCCCGACTGCGGGAAAGCGCTGTCACCTGAATGGGGCCAGTTGCTTCATGCCTTTGCTTACGGCAATCATTGCTCGACAGTGATTCTCACCAGTCGGGAATTCCCTGTTGATTTGACTGATCGCCGCTGCGAAGGTACGGAGCCCGACCCCGATTTGGTGTTTGTGTACTCGCTGGAAGGGATTGAGATTGACGCCGGGGTAGAACTGTTGAGGCAGCGTCAGCTAAAAGATAAGGAAGAAGATTTGCGGTGGGTATCCCAGCGAGTCGAGGGCCATGTCTTTTTGCTGACTCAATTAGCAGCAGTTGCCAGAGGTAAACCGGGGTATCTGCGGAAACATCCGGAACTGGTCACTAAAAAAGCAGAACCCATCCTGCAAGTCCAACTAGAAAGACAAAGTGAGGCAGGTTTAGCCGTATTGCGGCGAATGTGCGTGTTGCGCGTGGCAGCAGATCTGCGAGGATTGACATTTTTGCGCTTGTATGAAGATGAATGGGAAACCGATAACCGTTTAACCAGTGCTGCGTCATCTAATCAACCGATTCAGTTTACAGATGAAGAAATTAGCGAAACCGAGTTGATAGTCAAGGGGTTAGTAGATAGCAGTCTGGTCCAGATGCGTTATGACGAGCAAAAGTGTGAGCTATTTTATGACTTGCATCAAGTGATTGCAGATTTTATGGGGCGTGAATCCGACGGACTGCCTCAAATATTTCACCGAGTAAAGTCGTTATTTTGCTCTACCGCCAGCCTTGAAAATTTTGATGATTTACAACAGCAGGGTAGTACAAAGGGAAAGGGGGATTTAGTTTCTTTTGTATTTCACCTTGGAGATGAAAGCAAGATGTATAACTTGATAACGATTGCATTTAAAAATGCTAACCCCTCGCAGCGTGAGGAATTTGTAAAAAATGTTTTATTACAATTATCAAATGAAAATAAAGATATTTATGAAGCAGCATTAATGTTTTTTGTGGGTATCTATTTGGATATGGAAAATTGTAATGAAGTAGAAGAATTACTTCTGGAAAACTTAAAAATTTCCCGAACAAAAAATAAAATAGAAAGCATTGCTTTTGCACTTAGAGGTTTGGGAGATATCCAGCGAAATCGGGGCAACTGGGATGAGGCGGAGCGTCTGTATCAGCAATCTTTGGATTTGAGAACCGAATTGGGCGATCGCTCCGGGATGGCAGCAACTTGGGAAAGTTTGGGATATATCGAGCAATGTCGCGGCAACTGGGATGAGGCGGAGCTTCTGTATCGGCAATCTTTGGAAGTGATGACCGAATTGGGCGATCGCTCCGGCATAGCAGAGGTTTGGGGAGTCTTGGGAGATATCGAGCGAAAACGCGGCAACTGGGATGAGGCGGAGCGTCTGTTTCGGCAATGCTTAGAAATTGAAACCGAATTGGGCGATAGAGAAGGCATAGCCACCTCTTGGGGAAGTTTGGGAGAAAACGAACTGGGTAAAGGCAATCTTGATGCAGCGGAACAATATTTAACCGAAGCATTACAACAGATGAAAGAATTAGGAATGACTTGGCATATTGCTGAAACGAATTTTCGCCTCGCGCAACTCTGGCGCAAGCGGGGGAATGAAGGAATTGCCCAACAGCATTACCAGGAAGCCCATCAAATCTATCAACAATTAGGTGCAATGAAGGAGTTAGAACGGATTGAACGGGAGTGGAATCAGGAAGTTTAG